One genomic region from Nocardia vinacea encodes:
- a CDS encoding ABC transporter ATP-binding protein, which produces MTVEETGNRPPKTVLKARKQQEAAARKEILAPVRRTLTLAGIIVAIASVGTVVPFVLIVAACRELFADQVDTDRVWRLLLIAVVVLVARGLLQAAALTWSHLVDAGYQLTLRRLLAAKLTRVPLGWFGERSSGEVKKYLQDDVEALHYLVAHARLEFVGALTVPLVTLGYLVSVDWRLTLALLIPLIAYMVLFSRMMDQDGRDRMAVYTRWERRTQDATIEFVDGIQVVRAFGQAGKAHTVFQEAVDGQADSLNRLKMPIIRIQSASDIVVTPVFVMLVVVVAGLAAVGLDWVAPLDVLPFLLVGLGLGSALLGLGYGTQALRAAGAAALRLYELQQTPELTVPEATSAPDPAAAGVVRFEGVSFGYRSDHQVLREIALELRPGTITALVGPSGSGKSTLAKLLPRFYDVGAGRITIAGRDIRDFSTEELYRTVGFVFQDVRLIRGTIRENLRLARADADDAALEQAARAAQIHDRILALPRGYDSEIGVDATLSGGEAQRLSIARALLADTPVLVLDEATAFADPESEAAVQDALAVLVAGRTVLVIAHRLHTITGVDRILVLENGSLVEQGDHAGLREAGGTYQRLWEINEAALGALALVENVEVTR; this is translated from the coding sequence ATGACGGTGGAGGAGACCGGAAACCGGCCGCCGAAGACGGTGCTGAAGGCGCGAAAGCAGCAGGAAGCCGCGGCGCGCAAGGAAATCCTTGCGCCCGTGCGCCGCACGCTGACGCTCGCCGGCATCATCGTCGCCATTGCCTCGGTCGGCACCGTCGTACCGTTCGTGCTGATCGTCGCCGCCTGCCGGGAACTGTTCGCCGACCAGGTGGATACCGATCGGGTGTGGCGACTGCTGCTGATCGCGGTGGTGGTGCTCGTCGCGCGCGGCCTGCTGCAGGCGGCGGCGCTGACCTGGTCGCATCTGGTCGATGCCGGATACCAGTTGACGTTGCGTCGGTTGTTGGCGGCCAAGCTGACCAGGGTGCCGCTCGGCTGGTTCGGTGAACGCTCCTCCGGCGAGGTGAAGAAGTATCTGCAGGACGATGTCGAGGCGCTGCACTATCTGGTCGCGCATGCGCGACTGGAGTTCGTCGGCGCGCTCACCGTCCCGCTGGTCACCCTCGGCTACCTCGTCAGCGTCGACTGGCGACTGACGCTGGCACTGCTGATTCCGCTGATCGCCTACATGGTGCTGTTCAGCCGGATGATGGATCAGGACGGCCGCGATCGGATGGCGGTCTATACCCGCTGGGAGCGCCGCACCCAGGACGCCACCATCGAATTCGTCGACGGCATCCAGGTGGTGCGCGCATTCGGTCAAGCGGGTAAGGCGCACACCGTGTTTCAGGAGGCGGTGGACGGGCAGGCGGACAGCCTGAATCGGTTGAAGATGCCGATCATTCGCATCCAGTCGGCCTCCGACATCGTGGTCACGCCGGTCTTCGTAATGCTTGTCGTCGTAGTCGCCGGGCTCGCCGCGGTGGGACTGGATTGGGTCGCGCCGCTGGATGTATTGCCGTTCTTGCTCGTCGGCCTCGGGCTCGGCAGTGCGCTGCTCGGTCTCGGATACGGAACTCAGGCGCTACGGGCCGCCGGTGCGGCCGCGCTGCGCCTGTACGAACTGCAGCAGACGCCCGAATTGACTGTGCCCGAGGCGACATCGGCTCCCGATCCGGCGGCCGCGGGTGTGGTGCGGTTCGAGGGCGTGAGCTTCGGATATCGCTCGGATCACCAAGTGCTGCGCGAGATCGCCCTCGAGCTGCGGCCGGGGACCATTACCGCGCTGGTCGGGCCGAGCGGGTCGGGTAAGTCGACGCTCGCGAAGCTGCTGCCGCGCTTCTACGATGTCGGGGCCGGGCGGATCACCATTGCGGGCCGCGATATTCGCGACTTCTCGACCGAGGAGCTCTATCGCACCGTCGGATTCGTCTTCCAGGATGTGCGCTTGATCCGCGGCACAATTCGCGAGAATCTGCGGCTGGCCCGAGCCGACGCCGATGATGCCGCGCTGGAACAGGCGGCACGGGCGGCTCAGATCCACGACCGCATCCTGGCGCTGCCGCGCGGCTACGACTCCGAGATCGGCGTCGATGCGACGCTGTCGGGTGGTGAGGCGCAACGACTTTCGATCGCCCGCGCGCTGCTCGCCGATACTCCGGTGCTGGTCCTCGACGAGGCGACCGCCTTCGCCGATCCGGAGTCCGAGGCCGCGGTGCAGGATGCGCTCGCGGTATTGGTCGCGGGTCGGACCGTGCTCGTGATCGCGCATCGGCTGCACACCATCACCGGAGTCGATCGGATTCTGGTGCTGGAGAACGGATCCTTGGTCGAGCAGGGTGATCACGCCGGTCTGCGCGAGGCGGGCGGTACCTATCAGCGGCTCTGGGAAATCAACGAGGCGGCGCTCGGCGCGCTCGCGCTGGTCGAAAATGTCGAGGTGACACGATGA
- a CDS encoding methionyl-tRNA formyltransferase: protein MRIVSFGFQTWGRKTLQALIDSEHEVVLAVTHPASADSYKGIWSDSVEDLAREHAIPVHLTERADAETIDLVKRAEPDVIVVNSWYTWMPAELYNLPLHGTLNLHDSLLPKFTGFSPVLWALISGESETGLTVHRMDEGLDTGDILVQRSLPIGPTDTGTELVLRGTELIPGALQEALHALESGTAQWKPQRKSERTYFHKRSERDSRIDWTWSAVDLERFVRALSEPYPRAFTYYRGERIEVLEAAVSEARYGGTPGRVIVQEGGGAVVCGPEAHRGRNRGLVLTRIRTADGTEHSAAEFFTRGGYLTDQ, encoded by the coding sequence ATGCGCATCGTTTCGTTCGGCTTCCAGACCTGGGGCCGCAAAACGCTACAGGCACTGATCGATTCGGAGCACGAGGTCGTGCTCGCGGTCACCCATCCGGCCAGTGCGGACTCCTACAAGGGGATCTGGTCGGATTCGGTCGAGGACCTCGCCCGTGAGCACGCCATCCCGGTGCATCTGACTGAACGGGCCGATGCCGAAACCATCGACCTGGTGAAGCGGGCCGAGCCGGATGTCATCGTGGTGAACAGTTGGTACACCTGGATGCCCGCCGAGCTCTACAACCTGCCCCTGCACGGCACCTTGAACCTGCACGATTCGCTGCTGCCCAAGTTCACCGGCTTCTCGCCGGTGCTGTGGGCGCTGATCAGCGGCGAGTCCGAGACGGGCCTGACCGTGCATCGAATGGACGAGGGCTTGGACACCGGCGACATCCTGGTGCAGCGCTCATTGCCCATCGGACCCACCGATACCGGCACCGAATTGGTGTTGCGCGGTACGGAACTCATCCCCGGCGCGCTGCAGGAAGCGCTGCACGCCCTGGAATCCGGTACCGCGCAATGGAAGCCGCAGCGCAAATCCGAGCGGACCTACTTCCACAAGCGTTCCGAACGGGACAGCCGCATCGATTGGACCTGGTCCGCCGTCGATCTGGAGCGTTTCGTGCGTGCACTGTCCGAGCCGTATCCGCGCGCGTTCACCTACTACCGCGGTGAGCGGATCGAGGTGCTCGAGGCGGCGGTCTCGGAGGCGCGCTACGGCGGCACGCCCGGTCGGGTGATTGTGCAGGAGGGCGGCGGCGCGGTGGTGTGTGGTCCGGAGGCGCATCGCGGGCGTAACCGCGGCTTGGTGCTCACTCGGATTCGCACCGCGGACGGTACCGAACATTCGGCCGCGGAATTCTTCACGCGCGGGGGCTATCTCACCGATCAATGA
- a CDS encoding ABC transporter ATP-binding protein encodes MIRKVLGLIPAEFAHLTPKLLAAIIVQALSQAAAYLLLVPVLEALFDSELGRAWFWALWMLVAVAGVVVFGYLQAVLGLRIGVGMQRALQTRLGDHLNAMPLGWFETHSAGPLSRIVVENVREIQGLIAYLLTKVLTSIVVPLGVAVGMLFIDWRISLAMLLAAPVLFVVNGLANRAYTRSDARMHETAAEADSRVVEFAQAQPVLRAFGAVGPGNRALDTALARQRSAITRLMFASVPGLIVFALFVQAVFLVLVYIAVGRVTDGAVSAAAAIALIAVSSRFIEPLNQAAQLGNALRSAAAAADRVTGLLAEPVLPEAKSSVTPGAPSVVFDDVSFGYRPGEPVLSELSFEVPAGTTTAIVGPSGAGKTTLLRLAARFYDVEAGRVVVGEHDVREQPSETLLDQLSLVFQNVYLFNQSVADNIRIGRPDATDAELQRAAEAARVDEIVERLPDGYDTAVGEGGATLSGGERQRVSIARALLKDAPIVLLDEATSALDPHSEAVVVRGMHELTRDKTVIVVAHRLATIAHADQILFLDAGRIVERGTHAELLALDGRYADFWNERSRATGWRLEPAPV; translated from the coding sequence ATGATTCGCAAGGTGCTCGGGCTGATTCCGGCGGAGTTCGCCCACCTGACGCCGAAACTGTTGGCGGCCATCATCGTTCAGGCGCTGAGCCAGGCGGCGGCGTATCTGCTGTTGGTGCCGGTGCTGGAGGCGTTGTTCGACAGTGAGCTCGGTCGCGCCTGGTTCTGGGCGCTGTGGATGCTGGTCGCGGTCGCCGGGGTCGTCGTGTTCGGATATCTGCAGGCCGTACTCGGTCTGCGCATCGGCGTCGGCATGCAGCGCGCGCTGCAGACCAGGCTCGGCGATCATCTGAATGCCATGCCGCTCGGCTGGTTCGAGACGCACAGTGCCGGGCCGCTGTCGCGGATCGTGGTCGAGAATGTGCGTGAGATCCAGGGCCTGATCGCGTATCTGCTGACCAAGGTGCTCACCAGCATTGTGGTTCCGCTCGGTGTCGCGGTCGGCATGCTGTTCATCGATTGGCGGATCTCGCTCGCCATGCTGCTCGCCGCGCCGGTGCTGTTTGTGGTCAACGGTCTGGCCAATCGCGCGTACACCCGCTCCGATGCGCGGATGCACGAGACGGCGGCCGAAGCCGATTCGCGGGTGGTCGAATTCGCGCAGGCGCAGCCGGTGCTGCGCGCCTTCGGTGCCGTGGGACCGGGCAACCGGGCGCTCGACACCGCCCTGGCGCGGCAGCGCTCGGCGATCACCCGGTTGATGTTCGCTTCCGTGCCCGGTCTGATCGTGTTCGCGCTGTTCGTGCAGGCCGTGTTCCTGGTGCTGGTCTACATTGCGGTGGGTCGGGTTACCGACGGCGCCGTTTCGGCGGCGGCCGCGATCGCGCTCATCGCGGTGAGCTCCCGGTTCATCGAACCGCTGAATCAGGCCGCGCAGCTGGGCAATGCGCTGCGGTCGGCTGCGGCGGCCGCCGACCGGGTCACCGGACTGCTTGCCGAACCCGTACTGCCGGAGGCGAAGTCGTCGGTGACACCAGGTGCGCCGTCGGTCGTCTTCGATGATGTCTCCTTCGGCTACCGACCGGGCGAGCCGGTGCTGTCGGAGCTGAGTTTCGAGGTGCCCGCCGGGACCACCACCGCGATCGTCGGGCCGAGCGGCGCGGGCAAGACGACATTGCTGCGGCTCGCGGCGCGTTTCTACGATGTCGAGGCGGGCCGGGTCGTGGTCGGCGAGCACGATGTGCGCGAGCAACCGTCGGAGACGCTGCTGGACCAGCTCTCGCTCGTCTTCCAGAATGTGTACTTGTTCAATCAGTCGGTGGCGGACAACATTCGGATCGGCCGCCCCGATGCCACCGACGCCGAACTGCAGCGCGCGGCCGAGGCGGCCAGGGTGGACGAAATCGTCGAACGGCTGCCCGACGGATACGACACGGCGGTCGGCGAGGGCGGTGCGACGCTGTCCGGTGGTGAGCGGCAACGGGTTTCGATTGCCCGCGCGCTGCTCAAGGATGCGCCGATCGTGCTACTCGACGAGGCGACCAGTGCGCTGGATCCACATAGCGAGGCGGTCGTGGTGCGCGGGATGCATGAACTCACCAGGGATAAGACGGTAATCGTCGTAGCGCATCGGCTGGCCACCATCGCACATGCCGATCAGATCCTGTTCCTCGATGCTGGCCGGATCGTCGAACGCGGTACGCACGCCGAACTTCTGGCGCTCGACGGCCGGTATGCCGACTTCTGGAACGAGCGTTCGCGGGCCACCGGTTGGCGGTTGGAGCCCGCACCGGTCTAA
- a CDS encoding SidA/IucD/PvdA family monooxygenase: MDTLLVVGAGPKALAVAAKAHVLRKLGLAAPRVIVVEAHAVGGNWLPSGGWTDGQHRLGTSPEKDIGFPYHSTWARGHNRAIDEAMMAYSWTSFLVEHGTYAEWIDRGRPSPHHHVWAKYLQWVARAIDLELVFGTVDSVAAAADGWLVSVTDAAASDCLQVARNNTAVISQIDTDALMITGPGRSGRALAEHPRVLSIAEFWDLAGKRALPVSSRVAVIGGGETAGSALDELVRHDMLTISVITPKATIYTRGESYFENALFSDPTKWNALSMDERRDVIRRTDRGVFSVRVQESVIGDNRVHHLQGRVVRVAEQGDGVAVTLRNDRRPDLVQNFDLVVDATGGQPLWFLELFDSDAADLLELAVGGPLTQARLEASIGYDLAVSGLDAKLYLPNMAAIAQGPGFPNLSCLGELSDRVLRTAAARQVVGARRGAAARLG, encoded by the coding sequence GTGGACACACTATTGGTGGTCGGCGCCGGGCCGAAAGCCCTGGCGGTGGCGGCAAAAGCGCACGTCCTGCGGAAATTGGGGCTCGCGGCCCCGCGCGTGATCGTCGTCGAGGCGCATGCCGTCGGGGGCAACTGGCTGCCGAGCGGCGGTTGGACCGACGGGCAACACCGGCTCGGTACCAGCCCGGAGAAGGACATCGGGTTCCCGTACCACTCGACCTGGGCGCGCGGGCACAACCGGGCCATCGACGAGGCGATGATGGCCTACAGCTGGACCTCATTCCTGGTCGAGCACGGCACCTACGCCGAATGGATCGACCGCGGCCGCCCGAGCCCGCACCACCACGTCTGGGCCAAATATCTGCAGTGGGTCGCCCGCGCGATCGATCTCGAATTGGTTTTCGGGACAGTGGATTCCGTTGCCGCGGCGGCCGACGGCTGGCTGGTTTCGGTGACCGACGCCGCCGCTAGCGACTGCTTGCAGGTCGCTCGAAACAACACTGCTGTGATCAGCCAGATCGACACGGACGCACTGATGATCACCGGTCCTGGCCGCAGCGGTCGAGCCCTGGCCGAACACCCCCGCGTGCTCAGCATCGCCGAATTCTGGGATCTGGCGGGCAAACGCGCGCTGCCGGTCTCCTCGCGCGTCGCGGTGATCGGCGGCGGCGAAACCGCTGGTTCGGCGCTGGACGAGTTGGTCCGCCACGACATGCTGACCATCTCGGTGATCACGCCCAAGGCCACCATCTACACCCGCGGCGAAAGCTATTTCGAAAACGCGCTTTTCAGCGATCCGACCAAGTGGAACGCGCTGAGCATGGACGAGCGCCGCGATGTCATCCGGCGCACCGACCGCGGCGTCTTCTCGGTTCGCGTGCAGGAGAGCGTCATCGGCGACAACCGCGTGCACCATCTGCAGGGGCGGGTCGTGCGGGTCGCCGAACAGGGCGACGGCGTGGCGGTGACCCTGCGCAACGACCGTCGCCCGGATCTGGTGCAGAACTTCGACCTGGTGGTCGACGCGACCGGCGGGCAGCCGCTGTGGTTCCTGGAGCTCTTCGATTCCGATGCCGCCGACCTGCTGGAACTCGCCGTCGGAGGTCCGCTGACCCAGGCCAGGCTGGAGGCCTCGATCGGCTACGACCTGGCGGTCTCCGGACTGGACGCGAAGCTCTATCTGCCGAATATGGCGGCCATCGCACAGGGGCCCGGCTTCCCGAATCTCAGCTGCCTCGGCGAACTTTCGGATCGGGTATTGCGTACCGCCGCGGCGCGTCAGGTCGTCGGTGCGCGGCGGGGTGCGGCCGCCCGACTGGGCTGA
- a CDS encoding dienelactone hydrolase family protein → MSVIDAVVSAAAILFAMVAAVFPRRVAYALPVALPLLIFGCLVQFVLEDFYWQMVPCYLAIVAATLLVSSRLRRAEPAVTERTRKRRVLAVLAPVAVGLLAVLAILPWSIPPVPTLPEPTGRYRIGSEIFRWIDEQRPETSTDSTADRRNVIVQAWYPTDVESARQWVYIDGQARLPGRVTQIPGFVMHSYGRIDTHAYADVPISAERARWPVVLFSPGYGAPRAFYTGLVTDLASRGFVVLAIDHPYEVAVTELADGSVATPTDDFPENDADGERYMSEHLQVRRDDLRFVLDQLDRPDAIGALSGRLDTDHIAAIGHSFGGASAVAAAADEPRIEAVANIDGTLYGELPALKQPFLLVESDHSETGHSAQYLDRNRDLIQHLQATGFRYEIAEANHFGFTDVPLFLAAPARFAVAQFIGGARGPVDTQRAANDILVAFLQSGDIQAAAAGHPNIHGGPVP, encoded by the coding sequence ATGTCGGTCATCGATGCAGTTGTGTCCGCTGCCGCCATCCTTTTTGCGATGGTGGCGGCGGTATTTCCCAGGCGGGTCGCCTATGCGCTGCCGGTTGCGCTGCCGCTGTTGATATTCGGCTGCCTGGTCCAGTTCGTGCTGGAGGATTTCTACTGGCAGATGGTGCCGTGCTACCTGGCGATCGTGGCCGCGACGCTGCTCGTCTCCAGCCGATTGCGCCGGGCCGAGCCTGCGGTCACCGAACGGACGCGTAAGCGTCGAGTTCTCGCAGTCCTCGCCCCCGTGGCCGTCGGCCTGCTCGCCGTGCTCGCGATTCTGCCGTGGAGCATTCCGCCGGTCCCGACCCTGCCCGAGCCGACCGGCCGATACCGCATCGGCTCGGAGATCTTTCGCTGGATCGATGAGCAGCGACCGGAAACGTCAACCGATTCCACTGCTGATCGACGCAATGTCATTGTGCAGGCGTGGTATCCGACGGACGTCGAGTCGGCGCGGCAGTGGGTCTACATCGACGGGCAGGCCCGGCTGCCCGGCCGGGTGACGCAGATTCCGGGTTTCGTCATGCATAGCTACGGGCGAATCGATACCCACGCCTACGCCGACGTGCCGATCAGCGCGGAACGCGCACGCTGGCCGGTGGTGCTGTTCTCACCGGGATACGGCGCGCCCCGCGCGTTCTACACCGGACTCGTAACCGATCTCGCCAGCCGTGGCTTCGTCGTACTCGCCATCGACCATCCGTACGAGGTGGCGGTCACCGAACTCGCGGACGGCAGCGTCGCGACGCCGACCGATGACTTTCCCGAGAACGACGCGGACGGCGAGCGGTATATGAGCGAACACCTCCAGGTCCGTAGGGACGACCTGCGTTTCGTGCTCGATCAACTGGACCGGCCCGACGCTATCGGCGCACTCTCGGGTCGCCTTGATACCGATCACATTGCGGCGATCGGACATTCGTTCGGCGGCGCGAGCGCGGTCGCCGCCGCGGCCGACGAGCCCCGGATCGAGGCGGTGGCGAATATCGACGGCACCCTGTACGGAGAGCTGCCCGCCCTGAAACAGCCGTTCCTGTTGGTGGAGAGCGATCACTCGGAGACCGGTCATTCCGCGCAGTACCTGGACCGCAACCGCGACCTCATCCAGCATCTCCAAGCGACCGGATTCCGCTACGAAATCGCCGAGGCCAACCACTTCGGCTTCACCGATGTCCCACTATTTCTCGCCGCGCCTGCGCGATTCGCCGTCGCCCAATTCATCGGCGGTGCGCGCGGACCCGTGGATACGCAGCGTGCGGCCAACGATATTTTGGTCGCATTCCTCCAGAGTGGGGATATCCAGGCAGCAGCGGCCGGTCACCCGAATATCCACGGCGGGCCCGTTCCTTAG
- a CDS encoding siderophore-interacting protein encodes MGRGFEGLMLKAWRAEDYRLTVTSTEYISDKYMRLGFEAGGLLADHPVHPTQWVRLWIPNGEREHQRGYTLVDPDPDGNKFSIEFAVHHGPASMWAQKAAVGDQIDVSVLGSDFQLPDPLPSEFVIFGDTASLPAINSLLDAIGDVPARVWLEWQYESDTGLPVRNKPHHQVKWVQRIDNGRLLREQANEMDCPKDAFAWVACDGHTTRSIVKALKTTHALPKTAIKYRAYWK; translated from the coding sequence ATGGGTAGAGGTTTCGAAGGGTTGATGCTGAAGGCGTGGCGCGCCGAGGATTACCGGCTCACGGTGACCTCGACCGAGTACATCAGCGACAAATACATGCGGCTCGGATTCGAGGCGGGCGGACTGCTCGCCGATCATCCGGTGCATCCGACGCAGTGGGTGCGGCTGTGGATTCCGAATGGTGAGCGCGAACATCAGCGGGGCTACACGCTGGTCGATCCCGATCCGGACGGGAACAAATTCTCGATCGAATTCGCGGTGCACCACGGGCCCGCCTCGATGTGGGCGCAGAAGGCCGCCGTCGGGGACCAGATCGATGTCTCGGTGCTCGGCTCGGATTTCCAACTGCCCGACCCACTCCCGAGCGAGTTCGTCATCTTCGGGGATACCGCGTCGCTGCCCGCCATCAACTCCTTGCTCGACGCGATCGGCGATGTGCCCGCCCGGGTCTGGCTGGAATGGCAATACGAATCCGATACCGGGCTCCCGGTCCGCAATAAGCCGCACCACCAGGTGAAATGGGTGCAGCGGATCGATAACGGTCGGCTGCTGCGTGAGCAGGCCAACGAAATGGACTGCCCGAAGGACGCTTTCGCGTGGGTCGCGTGTGACGGCCACACCACGCGGTCGATCGTCAAGGCGCTCAAGACCACCCACGCGCTGCCGAAAACCGCCATCAAATACCGCGCATACTGGAAATAA
- a CDS encoding thioesterase II family protein, with the protein MPANLGWIRQFHKPRSVECPPLLLCPHAGSGASTYRAFSKVLSEHFNVLIFQYPGRQDRAREAALATLPELAAGAFAEFHTSEHNRGLPLTVLGHSMGAMVAFELVRNAEAAGLEVRLLAPSAAVSPGRAVDLPPHPTEDEQILDHLGALEGTGADVLGSRELMRMALPVVKADYRAFDSYTCPVDVQVQAKIHVLGGAEDTFITPRELYGWSNHSAQEIDVTIFDGGHFYLNDNAAGVAELLAPELDRVG; encoded by the coding sequence ATGCCAGCAAATCTCGGATGGATCCGGCAATTCCATAAGCCCCGCTCCGTCGAATGCCCGCCATTGTTGCTTTGCCCGCACGCGGGTAGCGGCGCGTCCACCTATCGCGCGTTCTCGAAGGTGCTCAGCGAACACTTCAATGTGCTGATCTTCCAGTACCCCGGTCGCCAGGACCGTGCCCGCGAGGCGGCACTCGCCACGCTGCCCGAACTCGCCGCCGGTGCGTTCGCGGAATTCCATACCTCCGAACACAATCGCGGCCTGCCGCTGACGGTCCTCGGCCACAGCATGGGCGCAATGGTGGCCTTCGAACTGGTTCGCAATGCCGAAGCGGCCGGACTCGAGGTGCGACTGCTCGCGCCGTCCGCCGCGGTCTCACCTGGCCGGGCGGTCGACCTGCCGCCGCATCCGACCGAGGACGAGCAGATCCTCGACCACCTCGGCGCGCTGGAGGGCACCGGCGCCGATGTACTCGGCAGCCGCGAGCTCATGCGCATGGCGCTGCCGGTAGTGAAGGCCGACTACCGGGCCTTCGATTCCTATACCTGCCCGGTGGATGTCCAGGTGCAGGCCAAGATTCACGTGCTCGGCGGTGCCGAGGACACCTTCATCACGCCGCGTGAGCTGTACGGCTGGTCCAATCACAGCGCACAGGAAATCGACGTCACCATCTTCGACGGCGGGCATTTCTATCTGAACGACAATGCCGCCGGTGTCGCG